GTAAACACTCTATAGTCtcgaggaaagtcttccaagaagtgtggaaggTATTATAGCTTCAAaggtattgtatttgtatttgaatatgtcattacagtccctgtttgtgtaatggtcaggcgtcCAAATGCTTGAGTCCATATGGTGTATGTAGtaccatacatacatacatacatacatacatacatacatacatacatacatacatacatacatacatacatacatacatacatacatacatacatacacatacatacatacatacatacatacatacatacatacatacatacatacatacatacatacatacatacatacatacatacatacatacatacatacatacatacatacatacatacatacatacatacatacatacatacatacatacatacacatacatacatacatacatacatacatacatacatacacatacatacatacatacatacatacatacatacatacatacatacatacatacatacatacatacatacatacatacacatacatacatacatacatacacatacatacatacatacatacatacatacatacatacatacatacatacatacatacatacatacatacatacatacatacatacatacatacatacatacatacatacatacatacatacatacatacatacatacatacatacatacatacacacacacacatatatatatacacatatatacacatatacatatatatacacatatacatatacatatatatatatacatacatatacatatatacatatatatatacatatatatatatatatatatacatatatatatctcttACAAGATATAGAATAGAGCAATCTTTCTTGAATGATGAGTTGTAACCCAAAAGTTTTCTTCTATCCTTTCATTTTGAAGGACATGCTCTTACCCATGTGACCGTGCACGTATGGTGGCCACTCCCACCCGACATTGTCGTGACAACAGTGTCTGTCATCCTAGCAGTTACTCAAGCATCATCTGAAGTTTTCTTACACTGAAGACAACTTAAAGAACCAAAATCAAAGTGAGTTTGCGTGCAGTCAGTGCtggcatgtaaaaaaaattcaaatgaaagaaTGGATTACACTTACCTTATGGGTACTTTTGGTGTACTACTTGGGTTTGACCCTTACCTTCCTGACAGTGCATGAACATGTTGTGATTGcactattgattttttttgtaattaactTGAGTGGTTCAGAAATTTAGGTTGCGACTTGATGTTAatgacactgatgatgatgatgtgcgtTGTTTTCGAGGTATGGCcacatgttaatgttaatattggTCTGGCTTTTCCCCAAAAGACAGCTCTAAGAACGGCCAAAGAACTCAGTGTTGGAGCTACCTCTTCTCCTGCACTCGTCATGATGCATATATTACATGTTTTGTTACGTAGCTGGCTAGAATAGGCAAGGTAGCTTTAACTGTTACGATCGCTTTTGTTATGTATGACGTGCCAAACTGTGACAACTACTGGTGTTCAAGTAACACATGTTGGGGACTTTAAGGCAgcatatccatccatccatccatctctatggagaaaataaacaattacgTCAGGACGTCGCCTTCAGCAGCTAAATCAATAGTTCACTTCTTAAGAGAAAATGTTCTGAATAATTTAGATGTTAAATGAAAATTGTCTGTGCTAAGTGATCTTAATGCTTTGCGACCGACAGGAATACTTACGGATGACTAATTAAATTGTATCATACCCAGCAACTCATCTTCTAATCGATAAATTCAACAATAAAGGgaaaatttgtttaaaaaacaaaaaacaaaaaaaaaaccacaagcaCAGAAGAGTAGAGGcatttttgtttcttcagcATAAACAGGAAGAAGTAAGTTCTAATTCATTTGTTGAAAAAAGGATGGCAAATGATGACCAGCTGTCAGTTGTGCACATGGAGCTTTGAGTGTATATTGTAAATGTTATTAAGGTGTCTGTTAAGCCTTCTGGTCAGCTGTATAATAAACGCTGCCTTCATCTTGGTATACAGAATTAGGGTCACATTGAGGTCATTTGAAGTCAGTTGTCTCTACAGTAAAATTGCTTAGCATTTGCAATTTGTCCCATGAGgacagtttttttatttctgcagtaAAATAGCTTAACACTTaatatgaagacattttcttcatATGAATACCTTTCTACAACCTTTGTATGTAGGAAATTGTTAATACAAATGAACATCAACTAGTGTGGGCGctccagcaaaaaaacaaacagctttggAGTTGGATATGAGTAGTTTAGCAAGCAATACAAACTACAAACATTCTTAGGTCAGAGGAGGCTGTCTAATGTTGAGATAATGAAGCAAAAATATTTGTCGCAGGCAGTTGCCTTCTATATTTAAAGCTTTTGTTTCCGCATTGCTTTCTAACTCATGTGTTCTATATCTGTCTTTTAACGTccagactgcatccaggaaatTTGGTGCCGtgtggtgcaggaacagcagcagctgtgaatgGGCTCCTTTTGTACATGCATGTAGTGAGAATGGGTGCTGGGTGACACGACAGCAAAACAGACGGGTGGAGCTGATCGGCTTaaacagcattgtgtgaactcgtttCACAATGGTTTAAAAGTTACAATGACACAGAAGAGACGCACCAACAGGACAGGCATACCAGGCTAACCCGGGTACATTTTCAACGACAACCCTAATACAGCTCACCACATTACATCAAAACCACCTTAATGGGgccctttcacacacacaaatgagccATGTCCTAGACTGACCTGCGAGTAGTGCATGCGGATGTGCTATAGTACTGTATACCTGCAACATAGTCTCCAAACCCCACTGTTGTTAGGGTGATGACTACAAAGTAGGCTGACTCCAGAAGAGTCCATTGCTCCACTTCTTGGAAAACTAGGATGGGTACTGCAACAAAGAGCAGACAACCCAGCAGGATGGACAGGACGGCGGAGATCACTCGCACAATAGTGGGACTGACACGCCATTTCTGTCAGCAGAGCGAAACAACACGGTGGAATGAGAAACAAGAAAGAGATTTACATCAAGTGCAAGCAAAGAATACACAGCGCAGTTTATGGTCTGACCAGGAAGAGAGTCTCTATTTTGGCAACGGCTTTCCTCAGCCCGGTACCCAGATGGTCTCCGACACCAGCGAGCAGGATACCAAACAATGGGATTCCCACCAGGgcgtagaaaatacaaaacagctGGCCTCCTTCTGTCTTTGGGGAGATGTTTCCAAAACCTGAAatgtgaggtcagaggttgaAGACAGAATCCGGGGAACATATTCcagtcaaaatgtttaatttagagGTTTTAATGGTTGTACTAGATACCTACCAATGGTTGTGATGATTGtccctgagaaaaaaaaggcactgGCTAGATCCCATTGGCTGACAAAGGTGGTGTTGTTGATAGGATCCACACCTGCACCGATGGCATTGACCACCTCCTGGGATTGGACAGTAGAGAGAGAGTTCCCTGGTTAGTTTATAGAAATAAAGTGTACACTATAAAGAAGGATTAGATGGCGACTtcacacatgaataaatgaacccATCAGTGATTTCAAATTGTGTTCAAAATTGTATACACGCTTCATCTCTGAGATGCTGACAGCTTCAAAATCCAACACATGCATGAGCGACTTTTTAATTCCCCTGCAAAGATCACTCATGTTATTACATTAAAATCGAGCTGCAGCTCCTCAACAGCGGAGAAAGAACTGATGTAGAAAATGCATGGTCACGTTCGACAGCTGGCTGCCAGTGACAAAGAGGCCACCGGTGATGTACAACTGCGACCGGCTCCATTCTGTCTGAAGTATATCGAGCCACTGCCAGCACAGATAATTCAATTGCCTGATCCAATTAACCATTTTGCATCTCTTGGCACTTCAAGACATTTGTTAAATCCAAACTGAAAGGTGAATATGATGGATTAGGGACAGAATATGGTGACTGCAAACATTATTACCTCTAATTAATGAGATGATATGATCTGTGAGACAGAGCTGTGTCTGTCAGTTGGAGTCACACCACTGCATATGCCTGTCCCAAACGATTTGAGTAACATACATTCTATTAGCTTCAGATTTGTGCTTGAAACACTACGTAATTATTTAGCTGtatattttaattcaattaaaaaataaaaaataaaagtctgtgtgAACACTCCAAATTGCTGTACAAATATTCAGCCtgagcacttttatttttgagcTAGATTTAAGCTCTACAACTATCAATTAATCTTCTGATAATTCTCAATTTATGGTTTGTTTACACTGAAATAATGACAAGCATACGTTCCTATACAGTCCAAGGTAATGCCCTCTCTGTTACAAACCTGCTTGTTGAACAGTAAAATGGAACAGAGAAAGCAGCAAAAATACTAGGAGAATCTCGAATCAGAcaatgtttgttgtattttaagTCAACAGTCTGCTGTTAACTTTTAAGATACTAGTTTATGTAGTATTGATATACAACAAGTAGACCCGCACAGACCAACAGCTGTGTCACAATACCAGACCCATGACCCATTACACATTAATAGCCAGTGGAATAAAATGTCCAACTGTACAAGGGTGACATTGAGTAGTGTAGCGTGTAACATCTCACATTACCCAGGATGTGAACAGTGGAAAGAGGGACTTTGAGTCCATTGAAGACCTGTTGAAACAGCAGCTGACACTTGTTGAGTGAAACCTGACCCCCAGAACAACGTCTAAAGAATTACCCTTTAACAGCTGCCACTTCATTACTTCTCTTCTTATGGCTGCCAttaattttgtgtcattttaggtttatttttatttatttttttggaacaGGAACTAATAAAAGATACCATCAAATCATgagtgtttattgtgtttttaaatgatcataATTTGACAAAGCATGGAAGTCCTTGTTTTGGAATGGCAGGACATGCTTTGCATTAAGCTTTGAATTggtaatgtcttttttttttttatcaaaatgctcaacatcttttatttatttttgcttaacagtaagtaagtaaatgttATTCATATAGCACATTTCACAGATATGGAACCACAACGTGGGCAATACAAGTAAAATACATGAGATGTCAGGAAACTGCTTTCAATAAGTGTTTAGAATGCTGCTCAAAGGATGTTGCAGAGTCAAGGAAAACACCTCAGGCTGGACAGAAGAAGCTAAAGGGCCATTTCGCTGTTTAATTAGAGGTATGTCCCACCTCACGTTGTCATAAATTGAAAGTATTTAATCCATGTTCACCATATTTTTCATTGGATGAGTTCATGTGATGTTATATTTGAACACCACacacatgaaatgtttttgagtgtattttgaatgtttttttgttattttcaaagtTGTCAGCTGCTATCGGTAGATGACTTTGCAggttaaaacaatatttacaatgTGTTTGCTGGAATCAGACCAGACTTGGTGGAATCATAGCATTCAGCCAATGAATGAGCTCAGCTTTCACTTACTTAAAACACTACGGAGCTGCTCTGACCACACCTTGTGTCTGCCCCACAGTCTATATACCGATCCACTGTGTCACAGATCCAACATGATacactacacaaacaaataatattcaTTGTGATACTTTGCATTGTCAATGTCAGAGAAAGACCCCAGTGAGTATAAATATGAAGCAGCGCCAGGTATCTGTCAGACGCCCagccaaaatgtatttttagcaCCAAAATGTTATCATTCCCTAAGCTTTAGATCCTCTTTGGTATTTGTTTATGAGTAAACAACAAGCTGAAActacagtgtcacagtgacaaTTAATCTGTAGGGATAGGGCCCAGCGAAAGTGGAAAACACATTAAGAAAAGATACATGTCATCAGTACACtcaaaatgaaagtaaatgGTCACAACATGATGAGGCACAGTATTGAAAtgtgaggtattgacacatccAACTTGGAAAAAAcactggaaacatggctgccaatggacaagaggaaaaaaaccccGCTAAATTCAACTTCTTTATTTTGTGACTatggtgtttgaaatcatgtgaaatcatgtgaggcagcagtagacctgcaAATCCTATGTGCCTGCAATTTAAAAATGGACTTGCAGCCATGAATTCTGTGAATTCTAAAGCAGGGGGTGCACCCAGTACAGTCACTGCTGACTATAATATTCAGACTGCAGGCAAGTCTggtttttgtttgactttttatgactttttgttcTGCCAGTTGCAAGAGGTTAAATTGGATTTGCGTCCAGTCCAAATAATCTGTGTGGGTACATTTTGGTATTTTTGTGACTCTGCTTTCAAACAGGAACGATGGAATGGAGACACATCATCTTGCACTAAAAACAATCatcatgacacatttaaaactcaGTGACGGAGGAGACAGCGGGGTACAGTGCAATGTTCCGTACTGTGCAGCCAGGGGTGGGGCTGCATGAAGAGTGATGCAAATCAAATTTGAGCAGCCACAATGTTCAGACTCAGACGCATCTGTGGAAATCTGATTTGAATCGCAtttcaaaccacctccaaatgtggtCTGAGTTTGAGAATATCAGATTTATGAACAAGCTTACGTGTCAGTATACAATGACAAAAACCCCTAAAAGCATCTCCTAACTCAGACCGCCCCTCAGGAAAAACaggtctctgattggctctcacCCACATTTAAAGACTACCCTTCACAATGGCGCTCAATTTGAAATGATCTTAGCTGCTCAAGAAAGACTATTGGGAGGAGCGTGcaaaacatttgtgacatttcatCAGTAAATCCATAACATTAGGAGTGGCTCTTGTGAGGGGAGTGTCTACCTCTATGAGAGACCGAAGGTTGTCTGGCTCCACGCAGCTGAAGTCCGACAAGAACTCCCGGCGTGTGTGCTGCAGCTTAACGTGGATACCCTCCTCTTGCTCAGTCTCCAGGGTGCGGAACACCACAGCGCCCAGCACCAAGTACAGCATCACCCCGGTGAAGATAACGAGCAGGGTGGAGCACCGCATGGCTACTCGTCCGCTCAGTTCAAATGCAGGCTGCGGTTTCCCTCTGCCAGCCTCAGCGTGGCCTGGAtcccagctgctgcagctgaaacacCAACATGAGTGTTTTCATGCTGACCACACAGAGGCCGACAGCAGCTGAGGGCTGCACACATACATGCCCCCCGTATAGAAGACTATTAGCTGCACAGAAAGCAAATCAATCAGACTGAAGCATCACCACACTGCTGACACTGTGAGTCTCTGATAACCTGCCACTTGATCGGGCCTTACACATAAACCAGATGTGATtgtaaaagcaacaacaaatgaCCGTGTCATGATTACACAGGCAGACGCACATAAAACGCGTACCTGTCGATACGTTTGAGGTGCTCACGCCTGCGTCTCTTCCAGTCCTtcttaacagcaggtgtgaggATGGTGTCCCTGGACCCGTAACCACCGGGGAGCCCGTCCACCTCACACTCTGAAGGAGGAGGGGACACTAGAGACGGAGAAGAGCACATGATGATGAATTTGTGTGGAATTCACTGTTCGCAGCAATCACATGAGTGATTTTAAGTCAGATAAGAACAACACATTGTCACGTTGAGGGGcaattgattgttttctttattgtgacACAAGATGTATCATGAATGTTTGTACTTTCCTAGAACCTTGGCTTCACAGAGTAATTCAAAAACATATCACGTCAATCAGAATACAACAACtagaaaacactcacacactgataaTGAAGGACATTTATTACGGCTATTGCATTTGGAATTAAAGGCTGTTTCAGCTATATAGCATCTTCCTGTGGGCATGCTAACACCATATTTAAAACCAGGGCAAACAGCATCATTTTATTGCGGTCTGAATGAGAGTTTTTCATCTCTGGATGCAACAAATGCCTTATTGTACATGAAGATCAGTTTCCTTTAAGTGTTGCTAAAGAGCAGTGGCATCCAAATAGCTGTGAAACCTGGCAACCCGACTCAGCTCAAACAAAGACCACATCCTCGTTTGAGAGGCAAAGAACACAGCGACAGATGTGTCGGAGACTCGATCTCTCCGAGAAACTCGTGGAATTATTTAAAAGGCAAGGGCTTTATCTTTTTTGGAACAAATTCTGTCTGCATCACTGCACTACAAGCCAGAAAACCAACAAGCTCTCGTCTTCCGAAGTTCTGTAACTGCAGTTCTTTAGTCAGCAGATCCACTGGTTCTGATCCAATTTTACAGCAATAAACACGGTGACAGCAAATATACACTCACTCTGGAAACTGTTTTACAGCAGCtgggaaaatgtaaaaacaaaggagCTGTCCACTTACTTAATTGAGCAAATCTCAGTTTGCAGTTAGCGGAATACTTTATGTATCGTATATACTCATATTTGAGTAAATACAGAGTACTGAATCAGTCGATTACACTTCTCATACAAAGTTATGTAACAAAAACTGTTTTGCCTGAGGATAACCTGATACTGCTTTTTGTGTCTGAtgtgataccaatatcacaaccttgagcATGTACCGATAACGAGCTCAATTTTAGACagtattttatgtcttttaattaaCTTAGCTGGTAATACCCAGCTATAACCAGCTAAAGCTCCAACTGCATGggagacatttgtttatgacagcatcagatttatttttccagTATCTGATTGAATGATTTTGGCCAGTATTTGCACCATACCAACACTTAGTATCGAGTCAGCTCATCCCTCGGAATAAAAGATGagaataattaatgaataatgataataaaggaTGAAGTAAAAGGAACAAAAACTTGAAATCCAACACGGGAATAGCAATATATTGAACAGACACCAGGGGGCAGACTGCACCGTTTgcaaaaataatggaaaaaggGCCAAGATGACCTGGTAAGACTatataacaagtaaaaaaatgtcGCGGTAAAGGCTATGTCgttttccccgtcgacatctgacaaaataatctcagtagccaatcagcaagCAGCTTCCTAAGACCCGCCCATTGTcaaaagtgcaaataaaaaaacacgcCGCAAAGAACAAGTCAGGGACCATAAAAGAGACAAAATTTGGATCATTGCAaacagtgtattttcaaacaaataaaatagaatatttttgaatgattaaaaaaaatcttattccATAATTTACAATGTCAGTAAAAACATTCTATGATGGGTTTCTGGTCTCAAttactagtttcaggtcttcttcaatagaacagaAAGTATggcacatgagtggacaccagtgtgattgacagctgattaCAAGCCTCTGAACTTTTCTCCTGGAACAAATTGcaattctggaggcttcaaaacgaGAGTTCGGAATGTCATGGGTGACGCCACGACCGGTTGCCACTCAAGTCAAGACAGAGGCAAAAGCAACAAAAGAGAGGCGACTGAAACCGCAAAGAATTTCAGGCAgggaattctactgctcaagaAAAACCTGGTGGTTCAGCAGGTTTACACCCTATCGTTTAATCTATACACTACTTTACAATTTACTACACTCCTCATCCTtactcctcatcctcatccttaTCAACCCTTCTcgtccccgcccgcccctgcgctgctgctgtatacacacaaacgctgccTCAGTCAGGTCCGATAGTATTGCTTCACAGATGGCCGCAGCattcaaataatgttacattgctTCCGTTTACAAAAGCGcaaacagaggcaaaaaaataacatcaaaaacaaaaaaagttacaaactgATGCTTTAGTGTGACAGAGGGAATCATGTAGAATACATACTTGATCATCACATGTGACAtacaaataatgaattacaCAAAGAaccatatttttaaatacatatacattattaaAGTGTACTTTGACTGAATCTGAATGTGCAGACTCttcatccattgtctaccaaCACGCCTATAAGACCAGACTAAAGCAGCCAGTATGCAGTTTATCTGTCTATACCAACCTCAGACAGACATAACACACAATGCCAGAACAGATTACACAGCACTAGACAAATGGAAATCATAATATAGCTTTCTATTAGGTGCCAACCGTGCTGTtagcgctgctgctgcagcccatTCATCCCATCCCAGTCATCCCATTTTATTACCGTTTATAGAGTCCCTCTGGGTCCATGAGCTGTATGGCACTGAGCGAAGCACCTGACAGTCCAGCCCCTATATACTGTACAGGGTATGTGTGCTCACCTCAAAATGAAGGATCAAAAGACTCCAAGGCACTGCATGGTCGTGTTTTCATGAGTTCATGAGGCAGCCGTGTGTGCAAGGAGAGTGtgagcaccagtgtgtgtgtgtgtgtgtgtgtgtgtggggctgttGCTGAGTGCACGAGAGAAGAAGCTACTCAATCAAAGCGACTTTAtatagagagtgagagagggagcgagcACAGCACTGGTAAAAACAGAGGTGAGGATGAAAGCTAGAAGAGTTTGTActgtaaagaagaagaaaagaacacacaatGCATGTCATTATTTCCCTCTGTGACTTCTATTGTGAAATAGTGCTGGCTTTGTGCAATGTACAGCTTTGCGTACAGCTATtgatatttctgttttaaagcTTTGATTGATTGAGGTCTGATTGGTGTTTCACTGCCGACTCTGCAGGGGAAAAACAGCTCAGCCACCCTTTACCCGACTCTCAATATCCCATTCTCCTCACAAGCTGCCTGacagaactgctgctgctctctttctgtccctctgtaaatgtgtgtgcctgtgtgtgtgtgtgagaccagtagtcttcatggagaacaaaacctggtcttaatgaggtaCTTacttctgaggaactggttaagtttagggctaagatttcaATTGTGACTATGTTAAGATTAGGGTTAAAAATACTGTGGAGTTGTGCAAACATACTAGCctttaaaagggttaaaatctcaaaaatattattaatatttgatttgtatttcGGGCTGAAGTACTTTTAAAAGACTGACCCatttaaagggggaaaaaaaatattaatatataatatttttacagctgttttttgAAAGGTGACTTTTTTTGCTACAAGGAACAcatttgtcattaaaaaaaaaaatatcaaaaaatctcaaagatattaatatttgatatgtatatttcaaaagataaattattaatatacaatatttttacagctgttttggGGAAGGTGACATTTCTGCCGCTAGGAACTAAttagtcagttttatttttttgaaaaatcactgcaaaatgtttttttttttacaatgcatCACAATGGGGTGATTTTGacgttttctttcttgttttttatataaCTGAACTTAAACATATGAGACCATGGGACCCTGACCTTTTCTAAATATGTGTACTTATTGTTAAAACAATGTTAGATTATTTAAACAATTAATGCAAAAAAAGGTCTGGGAATGTCTACCTTTAATTATCATAGTGGTCAATTTGACCGTACACATTATAAATGAtgtaatatgtttattttttgatactggggggtggagtggctcagtggttaagacctgtACCCTGTGTGAGATCgtggttgcaagttcgactccacccctggctaattgtactcaattccattgtaagttgctttggataaaagcgtttgctaaatgacatgtaatgtaatactgaCCCGCCCCTTGAAGACGTCACCGCGGTTACcgctagttgtttttatttatgctaGTTTTCAATGTCCATATGactcaatcaatcaaaaaaaaaaaaaaactactaacACACGCTATTTTCTGGTTCGACACCGGGGGGTGCGTGTTGTGACAGCTGGTTGACACAGTCAACAGCTTCCCTTGCGGGTTTTTTTCGATTATAAAAACAGTTGAGCTGTGTAAACATACTAGCCTTAAAAGggcaaaaatattattaatatttgatacgTATACTTCAGGTTAGTTTTAAAAGATTGActattttaaagtggaaaaaaaatatgaatgtataatatttttacagcgTTTTTTGGGAAGGTGCCATTTACTGCCGCTAGGCACAAATTAGCAAATGCAAAAGCGACAACgtaagttgttttgtttttttaacgtaCCTACAGTATGTCCAGCTTAACTATGAGGAAGCAGAGGATCATGCTAATGGAAGACCAAGTAGCAGTGCTTGGTGGGCCAGTACTGTCCGGCACTTCTTAAGTTTACCTGTTTGCTTATCTGCACTTATCACGTGATAACACTGCGGTAATTTGGGTTTCAAATCAGCCGTTTCTAAATGTTATGCCGATGTTCTTCCTTTATGGTACATTTACAGAAACGGTCCAAACCAAACAGTCCTATTTTCGGTTTTCAAAATAGTCTTACCAAAAGCGaatacaatgaaaatgaaaaaaataaaaagttatgtttgtatttgtatattttgcACACAATTAAATATCATATTTCTATTATTCTATGTCTACCTTGTCAATTAAAGGAAtatcttgtcttgttttatgaTATTGGAAATAATTGAAATAGTTAGTGCTTTCAGTTTTTTGTAGGGGCCCTCAGGACCCTTGCACTTGTGGCCCCAAACTCCCTTGATACACCCCTGCTTCCAGCTTCTATtacaagttgttgttgttgttgttgttcactgGTTTCCTAAGAAGTCAAGATGTTGCCTGTTGATGTTAATAAGTGGTGAATACTGATTGGCCGTTATTAGATTACTGAAACTGTTGATTTTAATTACcactgacagactgacacagGTCTCATTGGTCATCgtacataaacacagatgtaATAATGCATTAGACGATTACATCAGGCTGTAATGTATTTAGATGCATCTGTAACCAGATGGAACCTGACACATTCTTCTCTTCCTGCTCACACTCAATCCATCCGTCCATACCAGACTCCATTTATTTCATGCActccacacaaataaagtgttaaaacacatttagctCCTTCTTAAATCCAATCTGTGTGGAGCTCGCTCCGGCTCCAGCTGAGCACAGATCCACTGCAGCTTATGACTCTATAATACTGCAGTGTGAGTAAGGTTCACAGATTACAAAAGGACTAATTACTTGTTGTGAGGAAGAAATTAATCCACTCATCATTCTCAAACACAAAGATCTGTGGAAAACAGGGACAATAATGAAGAGTGTgggaaaacaaatacagagtGTTCATAAATCCTTCAATCTCTGCCATACCTCTTCAAATAACTTAGAAATTCAGCTTCTAGAATAAATCAGGTTACTTCACATCATTAAAACCAGTCATTTCGGGAAAGAAGGTAGAAATCCTTACTTGTAGTCGATAAATGGCTGCAGTTTCAGGTGCCCGTTAAGTTCGCGGTGAAGTTTAGTTTTCGTCCAGTGGGAGGGAGAATAATGGAAGACTGAATTTTGGAATATAGATCTGTCTGATTTGAGATGAGAAGCTCCTCTGAAATAAAATACCTGATGACAAACAATCTGAAAATTAAAGCTTAAGAAGGATGGCAGTAAGTAAAACAGGAGGTGGGAGGGTGTGGACATATAGgaacgtgaggaggaggaggacgacgacgactAGTCCTGTGCGGTTATTACAAGcacttt
This genomic stretch from Solea senegalensis isolate Sse05_10M linkage group LG13, IFAPA_SoseM_1, whole genome shotgun sequence harbors:
- the LOC122780207 gene encoding potassium channel subfamily K member 4 isoform X1, whose translation is MCSSPSLVSPPPSECEVDGLPGGYGSRDTILTPAVKKDWKRRRREHLKRIDSCSSWDPGHAEAGRGKPQPAFELSGRVAMRCSTLLVIFTGVMLYLVLGAVVFRTLETEQEEGIHVKLQHTRREFLSDFSCVEPDNLRSLIEEVVNAIGAGVDPINNTTFVSQWDLASAFFFSGTIITTIGFGNISPKTEGGQLFCIFYALVGIPLFGILLAGVGDHLGTGLRKAVAKIETLFLKWRVSPTIVRVISAVLSILLGCLLFVAVPILVFQEVEQWTLLESAYFVVITLTTVGFGDYVAGDSGIAGSDHWYKPLVWFWILLGLAYFASILTMIGNWLRVLSKKTRAEMEELRAHATDWTQNIQNMSVDFRIPGKIDDPFKRRRRKRRHGSRSHGHSVSATGAPDGREVQQENETESGSYSSSSSSASSNESGSGTETDSQVTQTERVPEEKTEGGKEEIARNPHLSQPLDYFGENLAFIDESSDALSGKLHLDPLLDSSQTNSARSRQPKRRRHRRPVPQRSSKNISSDPDKKEPNGNTTPVPDLPLNLKV